One window of Mesorhizobium sp. WSM4904 genomic DNA carries:
- a CDS encoding ABC transporter ATP-binding protein, which produces MTKLRLKNIKKRFGGTEVIRGVDLEVDDGEFVVFVGPSGCGKSTLLRLISGLEHISDGELHIGDRQMNEVQASQRGVAMVFQSYALYPHLTVRENMGFGLKVRKVPAPERRRRVEEAAATLKLEALLERYPRELSGGQRQRVAIGRAIVGNPNVFLFDEPLSNLDAELRVHMRSEIAALHNRLSTTMIYVTHDQVEAMTLADKIVVLRDGLIEQVGSPRALYDRPDNMFVAQFIGSPKMNILPVENVRRLSRTAKVPESAESIGIRPEHLDLAPPSEGALNGKVRLAEYTGAVTLLHIELPDGQTCLVVHDGRNGLEIGTDVGLRTGTESLHFFDRNGRAIREKVHMAPA; this is translated from the coding sequence ATGACGAAGCTCCGGCTCAAAAACATCAAAAAGCGCTTCGGCGGCACGGAAGTGATCCGCGGCGTCGACCTCGAAGTCGACGACGGAGAATTCGTCGTCTTCGTCGGTCCGTCCGGGTGCGGAAAATCCACCCTGCTGCGTCTTATCTCCGGCCTGGAGCACATCAGCGACGGCGAGCTCCATATCGGTGACCGCCAGATGAACGAAGTGCAGGCCTCTCAGCGAGGCGTGGCAATGGTGTTCCAGTCCTATGCGCTCTATCCGCATCTCACCGTCCGCGAGAACATGGGCTTCGGGCTGAAGGTGCGGAAAGTGCCGGCGCCGGAGCGCCGCCGCCGCGTCGAGGAAGCGGCAGCCACGCTGAAGCTGGAAGCCTTGCTCGAGCGTTATCCACGCGAGCTTTCGGGCGGCCAGCGCCAGCGCGTGGCGATCGGCCGCGCAATCGTCGGCAACCCGAACGTCTTTCTTTTCGACGAACCGCTGTCCAACCTCGATGCCGAACTCCGCGTCCATATGCGATCCGAGATCGCGGCCCTGCACAACCGCCTGTCGACGACGATGATCTACGTCACCCACGACCAGGTCGAGGCGATGACGCTTGCCGACAAGATTGTCGTGCTGCGCGACGGGCTGATCGAGCAGGTCGGGTCGCCGCGCGCGCTTTACGACAGACCGGACAACATGTTCGTGGCCCAGTTCATCGGCAGCCCGAAGATGAACATCCTGCCGGTCGAAAACGTCCGCCGGCTATCGCGAACGGCAAAAGTTCCCGAGTCGGCCGAAAGCATCGGCATCCGTCCGGAACATCTCGATCTGGCTCCCCCGTCGGAGGGCGCGCTGAACGGCAAGGTGAGGCTGGCGGAATATACCGGCGCGGTGACCTTGCTTCATATCGAGTTGCCGGACGGGCAGACCTGTCTCGTCGTTCACGACGGGCGAAATGGGCTGGAAATCGGCACCGACGTCGGACTTCGGACCGGGACGGAGAGCCTTCACTTCTTCGATCGAAATGGTCGCGCCATCCGGGAGAAGGTTCATATGGCGCCGGCATGA
- a CDS encoding TetR/AcrR family transcriptional regulator, with amino-acid sequence MLSDSSAEDVARRSGLTGNTKVTREDWMKLALETLISEGVEAVRVLALGQKLNVSRSSFYWYFKSRQDLLDQLLDHWRNNNTRFIVQQAGRPAASITQAVLNVFECWLDETLFNPRLDFAVRAWSRQSAEVHRIVAEEDDARVDAIRAMFSRHGYADTEAFVRARVLYFTQIGYYSLEIVEPVSNRLFLTPAYLLTHTGKEPREGEVEAFAEKMLARSRN; translated from the coding sequence ATGCTCTCCGATTCCAGTGCTGAAGACGTGGCGCGGCGATCCGGTCTGACCGGCAACACCAAGGTGACGCGCGAGGACTGGATGAAACTCGCGCTGGAGACGCTGATCTCGGAAGGCGTCGAGGCGGTGCGCGTGCTTGCGCTCGGCCAGAAGCTGAACGTCTCCCGCTCCAGCTTCTACTGGTATTTCAAGAGTCGCCAGGATCTGCTGGATCAGCTTCTCGACCATTGGCGCAACAACAACACCCGCTTCATCGTCCAGCAGGCCGGCCGGCCCGCCGCGTCGATAACGCAGGCCGTGCTCAACGTCTTCGAGTGCTGGCTGGATGAAACGCTGTTCAATCCGCGGTTGGATTTCGCCGTGCGCGCCTGGTCGCGCCAGTCCGCCGAAGTGCATCGGATCGTGGCCGAGGAGGACGATGCTCGCGTCGACGCCATCCGGGCGATGTTTTCGCGGCACGGCTACGCGGACACGGAAGCCTTCGTGCGGGCCCGCGTGCTCTACTTCACGCAGATCGGCTATTACTCGCTCGAGATCGTCGAACCGGTCAGCAACCGTCTCTTCCTGACACCGGCCTACCTGCTCACGCACACCGGCAAGGAACCCCGCGAGGGAGAGGTGGAGGCCTTCGCCGAAAAGATGTTGGCGCGAAGCCGCAACTGA
- a CDS encoding sarcosine oxidase subunit alpha family protein: MSASRLAKGGSDIDRIRPLTFTFDGRRVEGFVGDTIASALLASGQAVVGRSFKYHRPRGIWGSGVEEPNALVDLESADGRVPNARATTVPATDGIVVRSVNASPTALADRNAVLDRFARFLPAAFYYKTFIWPDWHLFEPRIRAMAGLGVVDRDWKPRQASDQINHHCDVLVVGAGPAGLAAAAGAAAAGHSVVLVDDRTHPGGSLRHRAGEVDGVEGAAWAEATVARLKSDGQIVLMETTAFGLYDHNLVALNQRHRDSRPDTLWRVRPRRIVLATGAIERPVPFANNDLPGILSADAALAYLRRHGVLVGRQIVVATNNDSVYEPASAFAAAGASVTVVDCRRDGGVQAKTGVRILAGRTIAAARGRSAVQGVLLDDGMTLAADCVLVSGGWTPTVHLFSQAKGRLAWSDPLTAFVPGEAVEGIGVAGAAAGTVSLSEALAGGVAALEGYGASSPAPRSTGAEATLGVVSMWPKPKAKGRVWIDYQSDVTAKDVELAARENFVSVEHLKRYTTLGMATDQGKTSNLNGLALLAEVTGRAIPEVGTTTYRPPFTPVPFASLAGARRGSMHAPIRRLPLEANHRAAGGVFQEYGGWLRPAYYGSGEARAAIQEEARRARQSAALFDGSTLGKIEVIGPRAAEFVDFIYYNTMSTLKPGHCRYGFMLSENGVVFDDGVLVRLDEHRFIVSCSSSHVAAVHARLEEWRQDRFGRDAVYIHNATAQYATLTVSGPNARGLVEALDLGAALDDASLPHMAVAVGRFAGDEVRITRVSFTGDRSYEISIRADRAEALWERMRQEGRAFDAVLLGLESLMILRAEKGYIVIGKDTDGNIMPHDLGVAGPRAKRTGEFVGRRSLFTEAANRSDRNQLVGLAIRNGEAPLATGAYGVEKSGGRSRSIGFVTSSYQSPTLGRPVALALIERGAARHGETIDVQHLGVVRQATIVAPCAFDPEGKRLHA, from the coding sequence ATGAGCGCTTCACGTCTCGCCAAGGGCGGCAGCGACATCGATCGCATCCGCCCGCTGACATTCACTTTCGACGGCAGGCGCGTCGAGGGCTTCGTCGGCGATACCATCGCCTCTGCCTTGCTGGCGAGCGGCCAGGCGGTTGTCGGCCGCAGCTTCAAATATCACCGGCCGCGCGGCATCTGGGGCTCCGGCGTGGAGGAGCCCAACGCACTGGTCGATCTGGAGAGCGCCGACGGCCGCGTGCCGAATGCGCGGGCGACGACCGTGCCGGCGACAGACGGCATCGTCGTCAGGAGCGTCAACGCGTCGCCGACGGCCCTGGCCGACCGCAACGCGGTGCTGGACCGCTTTGCCCGTTTCCTGCCCGCAGCCTTCTACTACAAGACCTTCATCTGGCCGGACTGGCACCTGTTCGAGCCGCGCATCCGCGCCATGGCCGGACTTGGTGTCGTCGATCGCGACTGGAAGCCGCGTCAGGCCTCGGACCAGATCAACCATCATTGCGACGTTCTGGTGGTCGGCGCCGGACCAGCCGGCCTCGCCGCGGCAGCCGGCGCGGCGGCGGCCGGGCACTCGGTCGTCCTGGTCGACGACAGGACGCATCCCGGTGGATCGCTGCGCCATCGCGCCGGCGAGGTCGATGGCGTCGAGGGGGCGGCGTGGGCCGAGGCAACGGTGGCCAGGCTGAAGAGCGACGGTCAGATCGTGCTCATGGAAACGACCGCCTTCGGCCTCTACGATCACAATCTGGTCGCGCTCAACCAGCGGCACCGCGACAGCCGGCCGGACACGCTGTGGCGCGTGCGGCCGCGCCGCATCGTGCTGGCGACGGGCGCGATCGAACGGCCGGTTCCATTCGCCAACAATGACCTTCCGGGCATACTCTCCGCCGATGCCGCGCTTGCCTATCTGCGCCGGCATGGCGTGCTTGTGGGTCGGCAAATCGTCGTCGCGACCAACAACGACAGCGTCTACGAGCCGGCCTCGGCGTTTGCCGCGGCCGGCGCCTCGGTGACGGTGGTCGATTGCCGGCGCGACGGCGGCGTGCAGGCGAAGACCGGTGTCCGCATCCTGGCGGGGCGCACGATCGCGGCGGCGCGCGGGCGCAGTGCCGTCCAGGGTGTCCTGCTCGACGACGGCATGACGCTTGCTGCCGACTGCGTGCTCGTCTCAGGCGGCTGGACGCCCACCGTGCACCTGTTCTCGCAGGCCAAAGGCAGGCTCGCCTGGAGCGATCCACTGACGGCTTTTGTCCCTGGAGAAGCTGTCGAAGGGATCGGCGTGGCGGGCGCCGCGGCCGGCACGGTCTCGCTTTCCGAAGCCTTGGCCGGCGGCGTGGCGGCTCTCGAAGGGTACGGCGCATCGTCGCCAGCGCCCCGCAGCACGGGAGCGGAAGCAACGCTGGGCGTTGTCAGCATGTGGCCGAAACCCAAGGCCAAGGGCCGCGTCTGGATCGACTATCAGAGCGACGTCACCGCCAAGGATGTCGAGCTCGCGGCGCGGGAGAACTTCGTCTCCGTCGAGCATCTGAAGCGCTACACGACGCTCGGCATGGCGACCGACCAGGGCAAGACGTCGAACCTGAACGGCCTGGCGCTGCTGGCCGAGGTTACCGGCCGCGCGATCCCCGAGGTTGGCACCACGACCTACCGGCCACCATTCACGCCTGTGCCGTTTGCCAGCCTGGCGGGAGCGCGCCGGGGCAGCATGCATGCCCCAATCCGCCGCCTGCCGCTGGAGGCGAACCATCGCGCGGCGGGTGGTGTCTTCCAGGAATATGGCGGCTGGCTGAGGCCTGCCTATTACGGAAGCGGCGAAGCCAGGGCCGCAATCCAGGAGGAAGCGCGGCGCGCCCGGCAATCCGCCGCGCTCTTCGACGGCTCGACGCTCGGCAAGATCGAAGTCATCGGCCCGCGCGCGGCGGAATTCGTCGACTTCATCTACTACAACACCATGTCGACCCTGAAGCCTGGCCATTGCCGCTATGGTTTCATGCTGTCGGAAAACGGCGTCGTCTTCGACGACGGCGTGCTTGTTCGCCTCGACGAGCACCGCTTCATCGTCTCCTGCTCGTCGTCGCATGTCGCCGCCGTCCATGCCCGGCTGGAAGAGTGGCGGCAGGATCGTTTCGGCCGCGATGCTGTCTATATCCACAACGCCACCGCGCAATACGCCACCTTGACCGTTTCGGGTCCGAACGCGCGCGGGTTGGTGGAAGCGCTCGATCTGGGTGCGGCGCTGGACGATGCCAGCCTGCCGCACATGGCGGTCGCCGTCGGCCGCTTTGCCGGCGACGAGGTGCGTATAACCCGGGTCTCCTTCACCGGCGACCGAAGCTACGAAATCTCCATCCGCGCCGATCGGGCCGAGGCGCTGTGGGAGCGCATGCGGCAAGAGGGACGCGCGTTCGACGCTGTTCTGCTCGGCCTCGAATCCCTGATGATCCTTCGCGCCGAGAAGGGGTACATCGTCATCGGCAAGGACACCGACGGCAACATCATGCCGCACGATCTGGGTGTGGCCGGGCCGCGTGCCAAACGTACAGGTGAATTCGTCGGCCGGCGCTCGCTTTTCACCGAAGCGGCGAACCGCTCCGATCGCAACCAACTCGTCGGTCTCGCGATCCGCAACGGCGAGGCGCCGCTGGCGACCGGCGCGTATGGCGTCGAGAAAAGCGGGGGCCGCTCGAGAAGCATAGGCTTCGTCACCTCCAGCTATCAAAGCCCGACCCTGGGGCGGCCGGTCGCCCTGGCGCTCATCGAACGCGGTGCCGCGCGCCATGGCGAAACGATCGACGTTCAACATCTCGGCGTCGTGCGCCAGGCAACCATTGTCGCGCCCTGCGCCTTCGATCCGGAAGGGAAGCGGCTTCATGCGTAA
- a CDS encoding sarcosine oxidase subunit delta has protein sequence MQLFPCPFCGPREESEFHYGGEAGNLRPDGGDVTAERWAGYLHMRHNSKGPTREIWMHLTCGEFFAMTRDSVNHKVSGSSVLGETEHGA, from the coding sequence ATGCAGCTCTTTCCCTGCCCGTTCTGCGGGCCGCGCGAAGAAAGCGAATTTCACTATGGCGGCGAGGCCGGCAATCTCAGGCCCGACGGCGGCGACGTGACGGCCGAGCGCTGGGCCGGCTATCTCCATATGCGCCACAACTCGAAGGGACCGACCCGCGAGATCTGGATGCACCTGACCTGCGGCGAGTTCTTCGCGATGACCCGTGACAGCGTCAATCACAAGGTGTCGGGTTCCTCCGTGCTCGGCGAAACGGAGCACGGCGCATGA
- a CDS encoding sarcosine oxidase subunit beta family protein: MTRHYSALSLFKEGVAGQTGWEKAWRSPEPKPRYDAIIIGGGGHGLATAYYLAKNHGVTNVALLEKGWIGGGNTGRNTTVVRSNYFYPESAAIYGLAHSLYKTLSKDLNYNVMFSARGILTLAHSEAGMETAARSVNAIQVNGIDCELFSVEDVRRVVPIYNFSPDARYPVYGGTWQPSGGTARHDAVAWGYARAASRLGVDIIQNCEITDFIIENGRCRGVVTSRGAIRAERTGMAVAGHSSVLAAKAGFRLPVNSYALQACVSEPVKPILDTVVISPDTGVYVSQSDKGELVIGGALDRIPSYGQRGNLPVLEGVIAGMLDMYPIFGQLKMMRQWAGIVDVVPDSSPIIGESPLPGLFLNCGWGTGGFKAIPAGGTLLAHLLATGTHHDISRPFDLDRFARGRLIDEAAGSGIAH; this comes from the coding sequence ATGACAAGACACTATTCAGCGCTTTCACTCTTCAAGGAAGGCGTCGCCGGTCAGACCGGCTGGGAAAAGGCCTGGCGCTCGCCTGAGCCCAAACCGCGCTATGACGCCATCATCATCGGCGGCGGCGGCCATGGCCTAGCCACGGCGTACTATCTGGCAAAGAACCACGGCGTCACGAACGTGGCGCTGCTCGAGAAGGGCTGGATCGGCGGCGGCAACACCGGCCGCAACACCACCGTGGTGCGCTCCAACTATTTCTATCCCGAAAGCGCGGCGATCTATGGGCTGGCGCACAGCCTCTACAAGACGCTCTCCAAGGATCTGAACTACAATGTGATGTTTTCCGCGCGCGGCATCCTCACGCTGGCGCACAGCGAAGCAGGAATGGAAACCGCCGCACGCAGCGTCAACGCCATCCAGGTCAACGGCATCGACTGCGAATTGTTCTCGGTCGAGGACGTGCGGCGCGTCGTGCCGATCTACAATTTCAGCCCGGATGCCCGCTACCCGGTCTATGGCGGCACCTGGCAGCCGAGCGGCGGCACCGCCCGTCACGATGCCGTCGCCTGGGGCTATGCCCGTGCGGCAAGCCGTCTCGGCGTCGACATCATCCAGAACTGCGAGATCACCGACTTCATCATCGAGAATGGGCGTTGCCGCGGCGTCGTCACGTCGCGCGGTGCGATCCGGGCCGAGCGTACGGGGATGGCGGTGGCCGGTCATTCGTCGGTGCTGGCGGCGAAGGCGGGGTTCCGCCTGCCGGTCAACTCCTACGCATTGCAGGCCTGCGTGTCGGAGCCGGTGAAGCCGATCCTCGACACGGTGGTGATCTCGCCGGACACGGGCGTCTATGTCAGCCAGTCCGACAAGGGCGAACTGGTGATCGGCGGCGCGCTCGACCGCATCCCATCCTACGGCCAGCGCGGCAACCTGCCGGTGCTGGAAGGCGTAATCGCCGGCATGCTCGACATGTACCCGATCTTCGGCCAACTGAAGATGATGCGGCAATGGGCAGGCATCGTCGACGTGGTCCCGGATTCCTCGCCCATCATCGGTGAATCGCCGCTGCCCGGCCTGTTCCTCAATTGCGGCTGGGGCACCGGCGGCTTCAAGGCGATCCCCGCCGGCGGCACGCTGCTTGCCCATCTGCTTGCCACCGGCACGCATCACGACATCAGCCGGCCTTTCGATCTCGACCGCTTCGCCCGCGGCCGGCTGATCGACGAGGCCGCCGGCTCCGGCATTGCCCATTGA
- the fhuB gene encoding Fe(3+)-hydroxamate ABC transporter permease FhuB: protein MAEGFGSVAQGRKALSNASGWPLVAVLLSVTLAALAAVATLLNLAVQLPSPLWFDAAFTPDIDDMRQVLVHYAFLPRLAVSLLCGAALGLAGTVLQQVLRNPLASPETVGVSAGAYLALILATLFAPALLALGREWVALAGAFAAMAAVLALSWHKGLSPLSVVLAGLVVSLYAGAIGAALVVLNREWLAGLFIWGAGSLGQQDWVTTLWLLPRLGAAALAIGLMTRPLTLLGLDDEGARNLGVPLGIYRFAGLAAAVMLIAFVVAAVGVIGFVGLAAAALARIGGARRFGQRLVMAPLLGAALLWAADQAVQLATGPQGDLLPTGAVTALLGAPLLLWLLPRLSLGAELPVLAAERLPRIRRPGIVLAVIGLALLVLVGLALFFGPGPDGWSFASGDQLQPLLSWRWPRVLAALSAGAMLALAGLMMQRLTGNPMASPEVLGISAGAALGMMVAMFSVSVPGRPLQTAAAAIGAFATLIAVLAIGRRAAYAPERLLLAGAALTALFDALILVLTATGDPRAMLLINWLTGSTYGVDQGSAVLTASIALCLLLTAPLFARWLDMLPLGAPALRSLGVDVASSRLLVLLMVAVLTAASTLIVGPLTFIGLMAPHLARRLGLVRAVPQAAGAVFAGALIMVSADWIGRTSIFPRQIPAGLVATLIGGPVLMWLLRCR from the coding sequence ATGGCTGAGGGCTTCGGCAGCGTGGCGCAGGGCCGCAAGGCCCTCTCGAACGCAAGCGGTTGGCCGCTTGTCGCCGTGCTGCTGAGCGTCACGCTTGCTGCCCTGGCTGCGGTGGCAACGCTTCTCAATCTGGCCGTCCAACTGCCATCGCCACTCTGGTTCGACGCGGCGTTCACGCCCGACATCGACGACATGCGGCAGGTGCTGGTCCACTATGCCTTCCTGCCCAGGCTTGCCGTCAGCCTGCTCTGCGGCGCGGCACTCGGCTTGGCCGGCACGGTGCTGCAGCAGGTGCTGCGCAATCCGCTGGCTTCCCCCGAAACGGTCGGCGTTTCGGCCGGCGCCTATCTGGCGCTTATTCTGGCTACGCTCTTCGCGCCCGCGCTGCTCGCCCTCGGGCGCGAATGGGTGGCGCTTGCCGGCGCCTTCGCCGCCATGGCCGCCGTGCTTGCGCTCTCCTGGCACAAGGGCCTGTCGCCGCTTTCCGTCGTGCTCGCCGGCCTCGTCGTCAGCCTTTATGCCGGCGCGATCGGCGCAGCACTTGTCGTGCTCAACCGCGAATGGCTGGCCGGCCTGTTCATCTGGGGCGCCGGCTCGCTCGGCCAGCAGGATTGGGTGACGACGCTCTGGCTGCTGCCGCGTCTCGGCGCCGCCGCGCTGGCGATCGGCCTGATGACGCGGCCGCTGACCTTGCTCGGCCTCGACGACGAAGGCGCCCGCAACCTCGGCGTGCCGCTTGGTATCTATCGTTTTGCGGGACTGGCCGCCGCCGTTATGCTCATTGCCTTCGTCGTCGCGGCCGTCGGCGTCATCGGTTTCGTCGGCCTCGCGGCCGCCGCACTCGCCCGTATCGGCGGAGCGCGCCGGTTCGGCCAGCGGCTGGTCATGGCGCCGTTGCTGGGCGCCGCGTTGCTGTGGGCCGCCGACCAGGCGGTGCAGCTGGCGACCGGACCGCAGGGCGACCTGCTGCCGACCGGCGCCGTCACAGCGCTGCTCGGCGCGCCGCTGCTGCTTTGGCTGCTGCCGCGCCTCAGCCTCGGCGCCGAACTTCCGGTGCTCGCCGCGGAGCGCCTGCCCAGAATACGACGCCCCGGCATCGTTCTGGCGGTGATCGGCCTGGCCTTGCTCGTGCTTGTGGGTCTCGCGCTGTTCTTCGGACCCGGGCCGGACGGCTGGAGCTTCGCCTCGGGGGATCAACTGCAGCCTCTGTTGTCCTGGCGCTGGCCGCGCGTGCTTGCCGCCCTTTCCGCCGGCGCGATGCTCGCGCTTGCCGGGCTGATGATGCAGCGGCTGACCGGCAATCCGATGGCGAGCCCGGAAGTGCTGGGCATCAGCGCCGGTGCCGCGCTCGGCATGATGGTGGCGATGTTTTCCGTCTCCGTTCCGGGCCGTCCTTTGCAGACCGCGGCCGCCGCCATCGGCGCCTTCGCAACTTTAATCGCCGTGCTTGCCATCGGCCGCCGCGCCGCCTACGCGCCGGAGCGGCTGCTGCTTGCCGGTGCCGCGCTGACGGCCCTTTTCGACGCGCTGATCCTGGTGCTCACCGCCACTGGCGATCCGCGCGCCATGCTTCTCATCAACTGGCTGACCGGCTCGACCTATGGCGTCGATCAAGGCTCCGCGGTTCTGACGGCGTCGATCGCGCTTTGCCTGCTGCTGACGGCGCCGCTGTTCGCCCGCTGGCTCGACATGCTGCCGCTGGGCGCGCCGGCGCTGCGCTCGCTCGGCGTCGATGTGGCAAGCTCCCGGCTTCTGGTGTTGCTGATGGTCGCCGTGCTGACCGCCGCCTCCACCCTGATCGTAGGCCCGCTGACATTCATCGGCCTGATGGCGCCGCATCTGGCCCGGCGCCTGGGGCTTGTCCGCGCCGTGCCGCAGGCTGCCGGCGCCGTGTTTGCCGGGGCGCTGATCATGGTCTCAGCCGATTGGATCGGACGCACCTCGATCTTCCCGCGCCAGATCCCGGCCGGCCTCGTCGCCACGCTCATCGGCGGTCCGGTGCTGATGTGGCTGTTGCGCTGTCGCTGA
- a CDS encoding ABC transporter substrate-binding protein, whose product MKRPPRIVCLDDGLAETLLTLGVRPVAIADRKVWEEWVVEPVLPPQVADIGTLLEPNLEFLQQLEPDLILATPYLDGIKPLLQRVAPVTTIGIYVENGQPYRKAVEATRKLARLVGRQAEGEALIEATEASFAKVRQKLAPFAARPLYVVSFMDQRNVRVYGRASLFQDVLDRIGIRNAWTGETNYWGFSTVGLDGLAMADDARLAYLEPLPAGADGMLTESPVWNAMPFVRDRSIMRLPPVLMFGALPAASRFARVLAEAMTAHG is encoded by the coding sequence ATGAAGAGGCCGCCGCGGATCGTCTGCCTCGATGACGGCCTAGCCGAGACCTTGCTGACGTTGGGCGTCAGGCCGGTCGCCATCGCCGACCGCAAGGTCTGGGAGGAGTGGGTGGTCGAGCCGGTGCTGCCGCCACAGGTCGCCGATATCGGCACGCTGCTCGAGCCCAATCTCGAGTTCCTTCAGCAGCTCGAGCCGGATCTCATCCTCGCCACCCCCTATCTGGACGGCATCAAGCCTCTGCTCCAGCGCGTCGCGCCGGTGACGACGATTGGCATCTACGTCGAGAACGGCCAACCCTATCGCAAGGCCGTCGAAGCCACGCGGAAGCTCGCTCGCCTGGTCGGCAGGCAGGCCGAAGGCGAGGCGTTGATCGAAGCGACCGAAGCAAGCTTCGCGAAGGTCAGACAGAAGCTGGCGCCGTTTGCCGCCAGGCCGCTGTACGTCGTCTCCTTCATGGATCAGCGCAATGTGCGCGTCTATGGCCGGGCGAGCCTGTTCCAGGATGTGCTCGACCGCATCGGCATCCGCAACGCCTGGACAGGCGAGACCAACTATTGGGGCTTTTCGACTGTCGGCCTCGACGGCCTGGCGATGGCGGACGACGCGCGTCTCGCCTATCTCGAACCCTTGCCCGCCGGCGCCGACGGCATGCTGACCGAAAGTCCGGTCTGGAACGCGATGCCCTTCGTGCGCGATCGCTCGATCATGCGCCTGCCTCCCGTGCTGATGTTCGGCGCGCTTCCCGCCGCCTCCCGCTTCGCGCGCGTGCTTGCCGAAGCGATGACCGCCCATGGCTGA
- a CDS encoding pseudouridine synthase translates to MTRKPARQLPDLPRQPIAGKVSLNRALSKLGFCSRKQAELMIAEGRVRVAGKVARDPSLRVDPERDRITVDGTQIAAERKVYLMLNKPRGLVTTRDDPEGRGTVYDCLADLDLPFVSPVGRLDKASEGLLLMTNDTRWANALLDPASHVAKTYHVQIASAPDETMLERFRQGAVVDGELLTASSIGLLRSGGRTAWLEIVLDEGRNRQIRRLLGAFDIEVLRLVRVAIGRLQLGDLAKSKARHLTAEELVMVRV, encoded by the coding sequence ATGACACGCAAGCCAGCACGACAGCTTCCCGACCTCCCGCGACAACCGATCGCCGGCAAAGTCAGCCTCAACCGCGCGCTGTCGAAGCTCGGGTTCTGCTCGCGCAAGCAGGCCGAGCTGATGATCGCCGAGGGGCGCGTGCGCGTTGCCGGCAAGGTGGCGCGCGACCCGTCGCTGCGCGTCGATCCGGAGCGTGACCGCATCACAGTCGACGGCACGCAGATCGCCGCGGAGCGAAAAGTCTATCTGATGCTCAACAAGCCACGCGGGCTGGTCACCACGCGCGACGATCCCGAGGGCCGCGGCACCGTCTATGACTGCCTTGCCGATCTCGACCTGCCCTTCGTGTCGCCGGTCGGTCGTCTCGACAAAGCGAGCGAAGGTCTGCTTTTGATGACCAACGACACGCGCTGGGCGAACGCACTGCTCGACCCGGCGTCGCATGTCGCGAAGACCTATCACGTGCAGATCGCTTCCGCCCCTGACGAGACGATGCTCGAGCGGTTCCGCCAAGGCGCTGTCGTCGATGGCGAGTTGCTGACGGCAAGCTCGATCGGGCTCTTGCGCAGCGGCGGGCGCACGGCTTGGCTGGAAATCGTGCTCGACGAAGGCCGCAACCGCCAGATCCGCCGCCTGCTCGGCGCCTTCGACATCGAGGTGCTCAGGCTGGTCAGGGTGGCGATCGGGCGACTGCAGCTCGGCGATCTCGCGAAAAGCAAGGCGCGGCATTTGACGGCCGAAGAGCTGGTGATGGTCAGAGTCTAG
- a CDS encoding histidine phosphatase family protein, with protein MSSAFPEIYLVRHGETEWSASGRHTGRTDIPLTAKGEEAARGVAHRLKDQTFQVVWSSPSQRAFDTCRLAGFGERAEKKADLQEWDYGAYEGVTTKEILAGRPGWQLFRDGCPNGEAAADVGARADAIIAEARTVAGNVLIFSSSHFLRVLAARWIGLLPQGGAHFVLDTASLSILGYEHDLTEPVIRRWNQR; from the coding sequence ATGAGCAGCGCGTTTCCCGAGATCTACCTTGTCCGCCATGGCGAGACGGAATGGAGCGCGTCCGGCAGGCACACCGGCCGCACCGACATTCCGCTGACCGCGAAGGGCGAAGAGGCCGCACGCGGTGTCGCCCATCGTCTCAAGGACCAGACCTTCCAGGTGGTCTGGTCGAGCCCGTCGCAACGCGCCTTCGACACCTGCCGGCTCGCCGGCTTCGGCGAGCGTGCCGAGAAGAAGGCCGACCTGCAGGAATGGGACTACGGCGCCTATGAAGGCGTGACGACCAAGGAGATCCTTGCCGGACGTCCCGGCTGGCAATTGTTTCGCGACGGCTGCCCTAATGGTGAGGCGGCCGCCGATGTCGGCGCCAGGGCCGATGCGATCATCGCCGAGGCTCGCACCGTTGCCGGCAATGTGCTCATCTTCTCGAGCTCGCATTTCCTGCGCGTGCTTGCGGCGCGCTGGATCGGCCTGCTGCCTCAGGGCGGCGCCCATTTCGTGCTCGACACCGCAAGCCTCAGCATTCTCGGCTACGAGCACGATCTGACCGAGCCGGTGATCCGGCGGTGGAACCAGAGATAG